The following are from one region of the Flavobacteriaceae bacterium UJ101 genome:
- a CDS encoding tonB-dependent receptor SusC (Mediates transport of starch oligosaccharides from the surface of the outer membrane to the periplasm for subsequent degradation; Belongs to the TonB-dependent receptor family.): MRRIVLFMLLFSSFLWAQEKVITGKVSDGDGEPLPDASVEIVGGESVSTDIDGNYSIKANEGDELIISFIGLSEKTVTVGTDSTLNITLTEGEGSEIEEVVVTALGIKKEKKALTYSAQEVKGEELTRVKDTNPINALAGKAAGVNITRSSSGAGGSVKVTLRGLSSVRNNQPLYVVDGIPIANNSGVQPNNSFGNEFVGGNRDGGDVLSLINPDDIESLTVLRGASASALYGSQGANGVILITTKKGKEGKVSLTLSSNLTFEKAAYLPNLQYEYLSANGAESWGEKGASPDHIDDFYETGITKINSLSLNFGSEKATSYLSFANTDSEGVMPDNELKQNNLTFKQSFKFFDDKLKVDASANLSEQKIKNRPVNGLYFNPIVGAYFFPRGEDFKYYKNNFEVFDPERKIYTQNYPVNSITDIQQNPFWITNRNQSRDETIRSYVSGAISYDVNDWLTFKTRGSYDVVNKTFEKKLYAGTQGALAHENGRYIYEESKDRQTYIDFIALINKNISDNLEFNSTLGASSTQTKLGDLTYMDSGITQGLKIVNWFNIANFNSTDGIGQEISTEKQVNSVFGSAQFGYKKMLYLDVTGRNDWSSTLDDSFFYPSVGVTGILSEMFDMGSKISFAKIRASYAEVGNDIPSFVLNNTSAYYERFNQDFTINPTISNKTGDELKPELQKSWEIGTEWRFLNNRIGLEASYYHTNTTDQFFQVPASSTNPLGVDYFAVNGGDIENQGVEVMLNAKPIKRSNFEWNTTVNFAYNDSKVKEIVDDLGDELILTTPGVNSYQYSIIEGQPVGTIKGINVVRDENGYVVFNVDDNGNPTTAQKSAEFENLGTPNPDWTLGWSNTLNYKNFSLNFLVDARVGGKTMSLTQAMIDKHGVSQVSADARNAGGIEAVDQNGNRITVSAEDYYNAIGGRDGASGEYIYDATNVRLSEASLGYNFDVKNSFIQRANISVIGRNLFFFYKDAPFDPNITGSTGEGFQGVDVFGMPSVRSVGFNMSVTF; encoded by the coding sequence ATGAGAAGAATTGTATTATTCATGTTACTTTTTTCGAGTTTCTTATGGGCTCAGGAAAAAGTTATAACAGGAAAAGTATCAGACGGAGATGGAGAACCATTACCAGATGCGAGTGTAGAAATAGTAGGAGGAGAATCCGTTTCAACGGATATTGATGGAAATTATTCCATAAAAGCCAATGAAGGTGATGAGTTGATTATCTCATTCATAGGTTTGTCAGAGAAAACCGTAACGGTTGGAACCGATTCAACTTTAAATATTACCTTAACTGAAGGTGAAGGATCAGAAATTGAAGAAGTTGTTGTAACAGCTTTAGGAATTAAAAAAGAGAAAAAAGCACTGACGTATTCTGCACAAGAAGTTAAAGGAGAAGAATTGACAAGAGTAAAAGATACAAACCCTATTAATGCTTTAGCAGGTAAAGCAGCAGGAGTTAATATTACACGTAGTTCATCTGGAGCTGGAGGGTCGGTAAAAGTTACTTTAAGAGGATTATCTTCTGTAAGAAATAATCAACCTTTATATGTTGTGGATGGAATTCCTATAGCAAATAATTCAGGAGTACAACCAAATAATAGTTTTGGTAATGAATTTGTTGGAGGGAATAGAGATGGAGGAGATGTATTGTCCTTAATTAATCCAGATGATATTGAAAGTTTAACTGTTTTAAGAGGTGCTTCAGCATCTGCTTTATACGGAAGTCAAGGAGCCAATGGAGTTATCTTGATTACAACTAAAAAAGGGAAAGAGGGTAAAGTATCGTTAACATTATCTTCAAATTTGACATTTGAAAAAGCAGCTTATTTACCAAACTTACAATATGAATATTTAAGTGCTAATGGAGCTGAAAGTTGGGGAGAAAAAGGAGCCTCTCCTGATCATATAGATGATTTTTATGAAACAGGAATTACTAAGATTAACTCATTATCATTGAATTTTGGAAGTGAAAAAGCAACCAGTTATTTGTCTTTTGCAAACACAGATTCTGAAGGGGTGATGCCTGATAATGAATTGAAACAAAATAATCTAACATTTAAACAAAGTTTTAAATTTTTTGATGATAAATTAAAAGTAGATGCCTCAGCAAATTTATCTGAACAAAAAATTAAGAATAGACCTGTGAATGGTTTGTACTTTAATCCAATTGTAGGTGCATATTTCTTCCCAAGAGGAGAGGATTTTAAATATTATAAAAATAATTTTGAAGTATTTGATCCTGAAAGAAAAATTTATACTCAAAACTATCCTGTAAATTCTATCACAGATATTCAACAAAATCCATTTTGGATTACCAATCGAAATCAATCAAGAGATGAAACTATTCGTAGTTATGTAAGTGGTGCTATTTCATACGATGTAAATGATTGGTTAACGTTTAAAACACGCGGTAGTTATGATGTTGTTAATAAGACCTTTGAGAAAAAACTATATGCTGGTACTCAGGGAGCATTAGCACATGAAAATGGACGTTATATTTATGAAGAATCTAAAGATAGACAAACTTATATAGATTTCATTGCTTTGATTAATAAAAATATTTCAGATAACTTAGAGTTTAATAGTACATTAGGAGCGAGTAGTACTCAAACCAAATTAGGAGACTTAACTTATATGGATTCTGGAATTACACAGGGATTAAAGATTGTAAACTGGTTTAATATAGCAAATTTTAATAGTACAGATGGAATTGGTCAAGAAATTAGTACAGAAAAACAAGTGAATTCTGTATTCGGAAGTGCTCAATTTGGATATAAAAAGATGTTATATTTAGATGTAACAGGACGTAATGATTGGTCTTCAACATTAGATGATTCATTTTTTTATCCTTCAGTAGGAGTAACGGGTATTTTAAGTGAGATGTTTGATATGGGAAGTAAAATATCATTTGCGAAAATTAGAGCTTCTTATGCTGAAGTAGGAAACGATATTCCTTCTTTTGTTTTGAACAATACATCAGCTTATTATGAAAGATTTAATCAAGATTTTACGATTAATCCAACTATTTCAAATAAAACAGGTGATGAATTAAAGCCAGAATTGCAAAAATCATGGGAAATTGGTACAGAGTGGCGTTTCTTAAATAATCGAATAGGATTAGAGGCATCATATTATCATACAAATACAACAGATCAGTTTTTCCAAGTGCCTGCTTCGTCAACAAATCCTTTAGGTGTTGATTATTTCGCAGTAAATGGGGGAGATATTGAAAATCAAGGAGTAGAAGTAATGTTAAATGCTAAACCTATAAAAAGATCAAATTTTGAGTGGAATACAACAGTAAATTTTGCTTATAATGATAGTAAAGTGAAAGAAATTGTAGATGACTTAGGTGATGAATTAATTTTAACAACTCCAGGCGTAAATAGTTACCAATATAGTATTATAGAAGGGCAACCTGTTGGAACAATTAAAGGAATTAATGTAGTGCGTGATGAAAATGGATATGTTGTTTTCAATGTTGATGATAACGGAAATCCAACAACAGCACAAAAATCAGCTGAATTTGAAAATTTAGGAACACCAAATCCAGATTGGACATTAGGTTGGTCGAATACATTAAATTATAAGAATTTCTCTTTAAACTTTTTAGTAGATGCACGTGTAGGAGGAAAAACGATGAGTTTAACACAAGCCATGATTGATAAACATGGTGTTTCTCAAGTCTCTGCTGATGCTCGAAATGCTGGAGGAATAGAAGCGGTTGATCAAAATGGAAATCGTATTACTGTTTCTGCTGAAGATTATTATAATGCTATTGGAGGGCGTGATGGTGCTTCAGGTGAATATATTTATGATGCGACAAATGTTAGATTAAGCGAAGCTTCTTTAGGATATAATTTTGATGTTAAAAATAGTTTTATTCAAAGAGCTAACATTTCAGTAATTGGTAGAAATCTATTTTTCTTCTATAAAGATGCTCCTTTTGATCCAAATATTACAGGAAGTACAGGCGAAGGATTTCAAGGTGTAGATGTATTTGGAATGCCTTCAGTTAGAAGTGTAGGATTTAACATGAGTGTGACGTTTTAA
- a CDS encoding histidine kinase (Member of the two-component regulatory system LytS/LytT that probably regulates genes involved in cell wall metabolism. Contains 1 GAF domain; Contains 1 histidine kinase domain.; KEGG: csb:CLSA_c36400 two-component system, sensor histidine kinase YesM) has translation MQKLNFKIIKWHVLFWLCYFIFNVIRWGNYYNDYAYSLKSNILEFSLHIAICYFHIFYLIPNYFLKKRYVGYILLLSASIFSLYFIKSGLTYLFVNTNIWPEEQNFTAFSVNHFIAVTLGELYVIAFVTSIFLSQKILEQRDRLHQLEKVKLEMENKFLRAQIQPHFFFNTLNSIYSLALIKSDQTPEIILKLSRIMDYVLLRINQNKVGLNHEIKCIEDYISIERLRFQNKNITFTPIAINEAAKIKIPPLILLTFVENAFKHGNSDEGSSILIEMNYDSERKQFHFSSKNQIKTNVSELTFVDAKSKGLGIKNVKKRLTLSNIKHQLTIETIENEYIVSLILFLKS, from the coding sequence ATGCAAAAACTCAATTTTAAAATCATAAAATGGCATGTTCTATTTTGGCTTTGTTATTTTATTTTTAATGTGATTCGGTGGGGAAATTATTATAATGATTATGCTTATTCCTTAAAATCAAATATTTTAGAATTTAGTTTACATATTGCTATTTGCTATTTTCATATTTTTTATTTGATTCCTAATTATTTCCTAAAAAAACGTTATGTAGGTTATATTCTTTTACTTTCTGCATCTATTTTTTCTTTATATTTTATTAAATCAGGATTGACCTATTTATTTGTCAATACCAATATTTGGCCTGAAGAACAAAATTTCACAGCTTTTTCTGTAAATCATTTTATCGCCGTTACATTAGGAGAATTGTATGTTATTGCTTTTGTTACTTCTATATTTTTAAGTCAAAAAATCTTAGAACAACGAGACCGTTTACATCAACTAGAAAAAGTAAAACTTGAAATGGAAAACAAATTTCTACGTGCACAAATTCAACCTCACTTTTTCTTTAACACATTAAACTCTATTTATTCATTGGCTTTGATTAAATCGGATCAAACTCCTGAAATTATTCTAAAGCTTTCACGAATAATGGATTATGTCCTCCTAAGAATCAATCAAAACAAAGTCGGTTTAAATCATGAAATTAAATGCATTGAAGACTATATTTCAATAGAGAGATTGCGTTTTCAAAATAAAAACATTACTTTTACTCCAATTGCAATCAACGAAGCAGCTAAAATTAAAATACCTCCTTTAATTTTGTTAACTTTTGTTGAAAATGCTTTTAAACATGGAAATTCTGATGAGGGAAGTTCTATTTTAATTGAAATGAATTATGATTCTGAAAGAAAACAATTCCATTTCTCATCAAAAAACCAAATAAAAACTAACGTAAGCGAACTTACATTTGTTGACGCAAAAAGTAAAGGTCTCGGTATTAAAAACGTCAAAAAAAGATTAACGCTATCTAATATCAAGCACCAATTAACAATTGAAACAATTGAAAATGAATACATTGTTTCTTTAATACTGTTTCTAAAAAGTTAG
- a CDS encoding chemotaxis response regulator protein-glutamate methylesterase (Involved in the modulation of the chemotaxis syste; catalyzes the demethylation of specific methylglutamate residues introduced into the chemoreceptors (methyl-accepting chemotaxis proteins) by CheR; Contains 1 cheB-type methylesterase domain; Contains 1 response regulatory domain.) — protein sequence MKISTIIIDDEPLAIEVIKSHLKEFASIECLGTFVDPLNAIATIEEKRPDVIFTDIEMPKINGIELVKSLSYKPMIVITTAYRNFAMEGYELDVLDYLLKPIPLIRFTQTINRIVYQHYLRNQPIQKDIEAAKDHFFIKVDKRFVRIYFNDILYIEGLKNYIKIVTNNNSYITYKSIHGVLEELPENDFIRVHKSFIVRIDKINCFDGNMIYVDENKIIMGRTFSKNVKEKVLNQNNS from the coding sequence ATGAAAATTAGCACAATAATTATTGATGATGAACCTTTAGCAATTGAAGTCATCAAAAGTCATTTAAAAGAATTTGCCAGTATAGAATGTCTTGGAACGTTTGTCGATCCCTTGAATGCTATTGCCACTATTGAAGAAAAAAGACCTGATGTTATCTTCACGGATATTGAAATGCCTAAAATAAATGGAATTGAATTAGTCAAAAGCTTAAGTTATAAACCTATGATAGTTATTACAACAGCTTATCGGAATTTTGCAATGGAAGGTTATGAACTTGATGTTTTGGATTATTTATTAAAACCTATTCCTTTAATTCGATTCACCCAAACGATCAATAGAATTGTATATCAACATTATCTGCGAAACCAACCTATTCAAAAAGATATAGAAGCCGCTAAAGATCATTTCTTTATCAAGGTAGATAAACGTTTTGTACGAATTTATTTCAATGATATTTTATATATCGAAGGTTTAAAAAATTATATCAAAATCGTTACGAATAATAATAGTTACATTACATACAAATCTATACATGGTGTACTAGAAGAACTTCCTGAAAATGATTTTATCAGAGTTCATAAATCTTTTATTGTACGTATTGATAAAATCAACTGTTTTGATGGTAACATGATTTATGTTGATGAAAATAAAATTATTATGGGACGAACCTTTAGCAAAAATGTTAAAGAAAAAGTTTTAAATCAGAATAACAGTTAA